Proteins encoded together in one Styela clava chromosome 12, kaStyClav1.hap1.2, whole genome shotgun sequence window:
- the LOC120330486 gene encoding uncharacterized protein LOC120330486 isoform X2, whose protein sequence is MRLPAHDIKPNEERKRRRRTVTGINNNLINGCEVKGELDEVAMARQEKVANFSHHKRVADYLLGKSVGEGSFAKVRLGLHVQTAEEVAIKVMSKARARKDAYVHKNLRREGRILQMARHKNIVQVYDILETDNNYYLVTEFCRGGELIDIVTDKGCLPENDVRRYIAQLVSAVAHLHDHGIVHRDLKVENLLLDDSGEVKIIDFGLSNVINAVTTNDPARALATQCGSPAYAAPELLAKNLYGPKVDVWSIGIITYALLVGKLPFTVEPFRIPKLCRKMLLGDMNPIPPHLSGNCRHFIRRLLVPDPDIRPTISQVQKMSWISINGKAHKSSPYSKLNSLDTSIYSSRDIDTDVIKEMTSRHGFEFSDVLNCVRKNRPGEALATYYLLYKQKSSIKPSEKRHNDIIGSDGNLDHEIESDKSSDEEEGLNDIDDVTDDVIFNGAFKKESLFKGPVKPSTPQLESKQKDASGSTFCNKTIVNDLIVKHVGESSSQSGRSSNYKNDGRGQSMVHHKIENDLMRNGTPPSSNRSSVRKSKQEIDRTLERLQRAQKRFEQNEAKEQNTIQNDDITHDKINNVIDEQISESTPSKTLELKSTPGGKSGKSERKSRGPTSMRDLMRTMSRARDVLQRRSLFGQSKVNKGEEKGTSESPELNKFRRLSSRNESDSGATTIKERKLYTETPPVMQWERRSPHIGKKQSKQLPNATAPVRVKLPETSPPPTPLSMSTRSGSPARSPLPSNGFYTSPRSTRGVGTYAGRPTLPQRIPSFHNRTSLDSSRNSDTPNRLLPLISTDRNHTDVATNPLGYSNLASRYHFHQSPSIQNVRQNNVGGTASGVKEIIEKFHALMNGEDAPAQTAQNNIMKPTSPRSNDATSAALSYLSSQRRKREEAQSRIRASGTPNGTQILRVQTNPTSTYKTSGRFTTPSENQVDYAIKQNEMTFASHFGREKDLNIYEDEITNPYIPKRHPSQTQSPEYKSPNRGVWYKSAV, encoded by the exons ATGAGGCTACCGGCACATGATATCAAGCCAAATGAAGAACGAAAACGGAGGCGACGTACCG TTACCGGGATAAACAACAATCTTATCAACGGATGCGAGGTCAAAGGTGAACTAGATGAAGTAGCAATGGCTAGACAAGAAAAAGTTGCCAATTTTTCTCACCACAAAAGAGTAGCGGACTATCTTTTGGGAAAGAGTGTTGGCGAAGGATCGTTTGCAAAAGTCAGATTGGGACTGCATGTTCAAACTGCCGAGGAA GTCGCCATCAAAGTTATGAGCAAAGCCCGCGCTCGAAAGGATGCATACGTTCATAAAAATCTGCGAAGAGAAGGAAGAATCCTACAAATGGCCAGACATAAAAATATCGTGCAAGTGTACGATATTCTAGAAACAGACAACAATTACTACCTTGTGACAGAATTCTGCAGAGGAGGAGAACTCATTGACATCGTAACAGATAAG GGTTGCTTGCCTGAAAATGACGTCAGACGATATATTGCACAACTGGTCTCTGCTGTAGCCCATCTTCACGACCATGGAATTGTTCACAG GGACTTGAAGGTTGAGAATTTATTACTTGATGACAGCGGTGAAGTAAAAATCATCGATTTTGGCTTGAGCAATGTAATTAACGCTGTCACCACAAACGATCCAGCTAGGGCTCTGGCTACTCAATGTGGAAGCCCTGCATACGCCGCTCCGGAACTTTTAGCAAAGAATTTATATGGACCAAAAGTGGACGTATGGTCAAT AGGGATCATTACGTACGCTCTTCTAGTCGGAAAATTACCATTCACTGTAGAGCCTTTCAGAATTCCAAAGCTTTGTCGTAAAATGCTCCTGGGAGACATGAATCCTATTCCACCTCATTTATCTGGAAACTGCAG ACACTTCATTCGCCGATTGCTTGTGCCCGATCCTGATATAAGGCCCACAATATCTCAAGTACAGAAAATGTCTTGGATCAGTATTAACGGAAAAGCACACAAAAGCAG tcCATACAGCAAACTGAACAGCCTCGATACCAGCATATACTCTTCAAGAGATATTGACACCGACGTTATCAAAGAAATGACATCACGACACGGATTTGAATTTTCTGACGTTCTGAACTGCGTACGAAAGAACAGGCCGGGAGAAGCACTTGCCACATATTACCTATTATACAAGCAAAAATCAAGTATAAAACCCAGCGAGAAACGCCATAATGATATCATTGGTAGCGATGGCAACCTCGATCACGAAATCGAATCTGACAAAAGCAGTGACGAGGAAGAAGGACTGAATGACATTGATGACGTCACCGACGACGTCATATTCAATGGAGCGTTCAAAAAAGAATCTCTTTTCAAGGGACCAGTGAAACCATCCACTCCACAGTTGGAGTCAAAACAAAAAGACGCTTCCGGGTCCActttttgtaataaaactatTGTTAATGATTTGATTGTCAAGCACGTAGGAGAATCTTCAAGTCAAAGCGGGCGTAGTTCTAACTATAAGAATGACGGAAGAGGGCAAAGCATGGTGCACCACAAAATTGAAAACGATTTGATGAGAAATGGCACCCCACCCTCATCTAATCGATCCAGCGTCAGAAAATCGAAACAAGAAATAGACAGAACTTTAGAAAGGTTGCAACGAGCACAAAAACGATTTGAACAGAATGAAGCAAAGGAGCAGAATACAATTCAAAATGACGATATTACTCACGACAAAATCAACAATGTTATCGATGAGCAAATCAGCGAGTCCACGCCTTCAAAAACTCTGGAATTGAAATCTACGCCGGGAGGAAAGAGCGGAAAGTCGGAACGTAAATCACGAGGTCCAACGTCAATGCGGGATTTGATGAGAACCATGTCTCGAGCAAGAGACGTGCTTCAGAGACGAAGCCTATTTGGCCAGAGTAAAGTTAATAAAGGCGAAGAAAAAGGGACATCTGAAAGCCCTGAATTGAACAAGTTCCGTAGACTATCGTCTAGAAATGAAAGCGATTCCGGAGCCACAACTATAAAAGAGCGCAAGCTGTATACTGAAACACCGCCTGTTATGCAATGGGAGCGGCGATCACCACACATTGgtaaaaaacaatcaaaacagTTGCCTAATGCTACTGCACCGGTCCGAGTTAAACTCCCAGAAACTTCTCCGCCTCCGACGCCATTGTCAATGAGCACAAGATCGGGTAGTCCTGCTCGCTCTCCACTGCCATCTAATGGATTTTACACTAGTCCAAGATCGACCAGGGGTGTGGGTACCTACGCTGGTCGCCCGACGCTTCCACAAAGAATTCCTAGTTTTCATAACCGAACCAGTCTAGATAGCAGTCGTAATTCCGACACGCCAAATCGACTGTTGCCTCTTATATCAACGGATAGGAACCACACTGACGTTGCAACAAATCCGCTAGGTTACAGCAATCTGGCATCCAGATACCACTTTCATCAATCTCCCTCCATACAAAATGTGAGACAAAATAATGTAGGCGGCACAGCCAGTGGTGTGAAAGAAATTATCGAAAAATTCCACGCTCTGATGAATGGCGAAGATGCACCAGCGCAAACCGCTCAAAACAACATCATGAAGCCAACATCTCCGCGATCGAACGACGCAACTTCTGCTGCTTTATCCTACCTTTCTTCTCAAAGGAGAAAACGTGAAGAAGCGCAGTCGCGAATTAGGGCAAGTGGGACTCCTAACGGTACTCAGATATTAAGAGTACAAACCAATCCAACATCGACCTACAAAACTAGTGGGCGATTTACCACACCTTCTGAAAACCAAGTAGATTATGCAATCAAACAGAACGAAATGACTTTTGCATCGCATTTTGGGAGAGAAAAAGATTTGAACATTTATGAGGACGAGATAACGAATCCTTATATACCAAAACGGCATCCTTCTCAAACACAAAGCCCAGAATACAAAAGTCCAAATAGAGGTGTCTGGTACAAATCAGCAGTTTGA
- the LOC120330486 gene encoding uncharacterized protein LOC120330486 isoform X1: MRNTNTMECIFEIDDLEEKDEIFQKSFTGINNNLINGCEVKGELDEVAMARQEKVANFSHHKRVADYLLGKSVGEGSFAKVRLGLHVQTAEEVAIKVMSKARARKDAYVHKNLRREGRILQMARHKNIVQVYDILETDNNYYLVTEFCRGGELIDIVTDKGCLPENDVRRYIAQLVSAVAHLHDHGIVHRDLKVENLLLDDSGEVKIIDFGLSNVINAVTTNDPARALATQCGSPAYAAPELLAKNLYGPKVDVWSIGIITYALLVGKLPFTVEPFRIPKLCRKMLLGDMNPIPPHLSGNCRHFIRRLLVPDPDIRPTISQVQKMSWISINGKAHKSSPYSKLNSLDTSIYSSRDIDTDVIKEMTSRHGFEFSDVLNCVRKNRPGEALATYYLLYKQKSSIKPSEKRHNDIIGSDGNLDHEIESDKSSDEEEGLNDIDDVTDDVIFNGAFKKESLFKGPVKPSTPQLESKQKDASGSTFCNKTIVNDLIVKHVGESSSQSGRSSNYKNDGRGQSMVHHKIENDLMRNGTPPSSNRSSVRKSKQEIDRTLERLQRAQKRFEQNEAKEQNTIQNDDITHDKINNVIDEQISESTPSKTLELKSTPGGKSGKSERKSRGPTSMRDLMRTMSRARDVLQRRSLFGQSKVNKGEEKGTSESPELNKFRRLSSRNESDSGATTIKERKLYTETPPVMQWERRSPHIGKKQSKQLPNATAPVRVKLPETSPPPTPLSMSTRSGSPARSPLPSNGFYTSPRSTRGVGTYAGRPTLPQRIPSFHNRTSLDSSRNSDTPNRLLPLISTDRNHTDVATNPLGYSNLASRYHFHQSPSIQNVRQNNVGGTASGVKEIIEKFHALMNGEDAPAQTAQNNIMKPTSPRSNDATSAALSYLSSQRRKREEAQSRIRASGTPNGTQILRVQTNPTSTYKTSGRFTTPSENQVDYAIKQNEMTFASHFGREKDLNIYEDEITNPYIPKRHPSQTQSPEYKSPNRGVWYKSAV, from the exons TTACCGGGATAAACAACAATCTTATCAACGGATGCGAGGTCAAAGGTGAACTAGATGAAGTAGCAATGGCTAGACAAGAAAAAGTTGCCAATTTTTCTCACCACAAAAGAGTAGCGGACTATCTTTTGGGAAAGAGTGTTGGCGAAGGATCGTTTGCAAAAGTCAGATTGGGACTGCATGTTCAAACTGCCGAGGAA GTCGCCATCAAAGTTATGAGCAAAGCCCGCGCTCGAAAGGATGCATACGTTCATAAAAATCTGCGAAGAGAAGGAAGAATCCTACAAATGGCCAGACATAAAAATATCGTGCAAGTGTACGATATTCTAGAAACAGACAACAATTACTACCTTGTGACAGAATTCTGCAGAGGAGGAGAACTCATTGACATCGTAACAGATAAG GGTTGCTTGCCTGAAAATGACGTCAGACGATATATTGCACAACTGGTCTCTGCTGTAGCCCATCTTCACGACCATGGAATTGTTCACAG GGACTTGAAGGTTGAGAATTTATTACTTGATGACAGCGGTGAAGTAAAAATCATCGATTTTGGCTTGAGCAATGTAATTAACGCTGTCACCACAAACGATCCAGCTAGGGCTCTGGCTACTCAATGTGGAAGCCCTGCATACGCCGCTCCGGAACTTTTAGCAAAGAATTTATATGGACCAAAAGTGGACGTATGGTCAAT AGGGATCATTACGTACGCTCTTCTAGTCGGAAAATTACCATTCACTGTAGAGCCTTTCAGAATTCCAAAGCTTTGTCGTAAAATGCTCCTGGGAGACATGAATCCTATTCCACCTCATTTATCTGGAAACTGCAG ACACTTCATTCGCCGATTGCTTGTGCCCGATCCTGATATAAGGCCCACAATATCTCAAGTACAGAAAATGTCTTGGATCAGTATTAACGGAAAAGCACACAAAAGCAG tcCATACAGCAAACTGAACAGCCTCGATACCAGCATATACTCTTCAAGAGATATTGACACCGACGTTATCAAAGAAATGACATCACGACACGGATTTGAATTTTCTGACGTTCTGAACTGCGTACGAAAGAACAGGCCGGGAGAAGCACTTGCCACATATTACCTATTATACAAGCAAAAATCAAGTATAAAACCCAGCGAGAAACGCCATAATGATATCATTGGTAGCGATGGCAACCTCGATCACGAAATCGAATCTGACAAAAGCAGTGACGAGGAAGAAGGACTGAATGACATTGATGACGTCACCGACGACGTCATATTCAATGGAGCGTTCAAAAAAGAATCTCTTTTCAAGGGACCAGTGAAACCATCCACTCCACAGTTGGAGTCAAAACAAAAAGACGCTTCCGGGTCCActttttgtaataaaactatTGTTAATGATTTGATTGTCAAGCACGTAGGAGAATCTTCAAGTCAAAGCGGGCGTAGTTCTAACTATAAGAATGACGGAAGAGGGCAAAGCATGGTGCACCACAAAATTGAAAACGATTTGATGAGAAATGGCACCCCACCCTCATCTAATCGATCCAGCGTCAGAAAATCGAAACAAGAAATAGACAGAACTTTAGAAAGGTTGCAACGAGCACAAAAACGATTTGAACAGAATGAAGCAAAGGAGCAGAATACAATTCAAAATGACGATATTACTCACGACAAAATCAACAATGTTATCGATGAGCAAATCAGCGAGTCCACGCCTTCAAAAACTCTGGAATTGAAATCTACGCCGGGAGGAAAGAGCGGAAAGTCGGAACGTAAATCACGAGGTCCAACGTCAATGCGGGATTTGATGAGAACCATGTCTCGAGCAAGAGACGTGCTTCAGAGACGAAGCCTATTTGGCCAGAGTAAAGTTAATAAAGGCGAAGAAAAAGGGACATCTGAAAGCCCTGAATTGAACAAGTTCCGTAGACTATCGTCTAGAAATGAAAGCGATTCCGGAGCCACAACTATAAAAGAGCGCAAGCTGTATACTGAAACACCGCCTGTTATGCAATGGGAGCGGCGATCACCACACATTGgtaaaaaacaatcaaaacagTTGCCTAATGCTACTGCACCGGTCCGAGTTAAACTCCCAGAAACTTCTCCGCCTCCGACGCCATTGTCAATGAGCACAAGATCGGGTAGTCCTGCTCGCTCTCCACTGCCATCTAATGGATTTTACACTAGTCCAAGATCGACCAGGGGTGTGGGTACCTACGCTGGTCGCCCGACGCTTCCACAAAGAATTCCTAGTTTTCATAACCGAACCAGTCTAGATAGCAGTCGTAATTCCGACACGCCAAATCGACTGTTGCCTCTTATATCAACGGATAGGAACCACACTGACGTTGCAACAAATCCGCTAGGTTACAGCAATCTGGCATCCAGATACCACTTTCATCAATCTCCCTCCATACAAAATGTGAGACAAAATAATGTAGGCGGCACAGCCAGTGGTGTGAAAGAAATTATCGAAAAATTCCACGCTCTGATGAATGGCGAAGATGCACCAGCGCAAACCGCTCAAAACAACATCATGAAGCCAACATCTCCGCGATCGAACGACGCAACTTCTGCTGCTTTATCCTACCTTTCTTCTCAAAGGAGAAAACGTGAAGAAGCGCAGTCGCGAATTAGGGCAAGTGGGACTCCTAACGGTACTCAGATATTAAGAGTACAAACCAATCCAACATCGACCTACAAAACTAGTGGGCGATTTACCACACCTTCTGAAAACCAAGTAGATTATGCAATCAAACAGAACGAAATGACTTTTGCATCGCATTTTGGGAGAGAAAAAGATTTGAACATTTATGAGGACGAGATAACGAATCCTTATATACCAAAACGGCATCCTTCTCAAACACAAAGCCCAGAATACAAAAGTCCAAATAGAGGTGTCTGGTACAAATCAGCAGTTTGA